A window from Listeria seeligeri serovar 1/2b str. SLCC3954 encodes these proteins:
- a CDS encoding NADPH:quinone oxidoreductase family protein, which translates to MKSFQALFIEKEEQDTSLHFRDTTIDELPENDVTIEVHYSGINYKDGLAVLPDGKIVSEYPFIPGIDASGVVVETKSDRFQVGDEVIVTSYDFGVSYFGGYSEFIRVPAEWVVPLSAGLSLKEAMILGTAGFTAALSVDALEFSGVTPTDGKIAVSGATGGVGSLSSAILSKRNYQVVASSNKADAAEFLQKFGVSEVVSREAFQPEKIRALDKQLFAGAIDCVGGKPLAYLLTAVQYGGAVTTCGMSAGGKLDTTVFPFILRGIQLFGIDSVLCPMPKRERIWNRLATDYKLANLDELATEIPFSELPTALHQVMNGGVTGRYLVKIK; encoded by the coding sequence ATGAAATCATTTCAAGCCCTTTTTATTGAAAAAGAAGAACAAGATACTTCACTACATTTTAGAGATACTACAATAGATGAATTACCGGAAAACGATGTAACGATTGAAGTTCATTATTCTGGTATTAATTACAAAGATGGACTCGCGGTGCTTCCAGATGGCAAAATTGTAAGTGAATATCCTTTCATTCCTGGTATTGATGCGAGTGGTGTCGTGGTTGAAACAAAATCTGACCGATTCCAAGTTGGCGATGAAGTTATTGTGACTAGTTATGATTTTGGTGTTAGTTATTTTGGTGGTTATAGCGAGTTTATTCGTGTCCCAGCTGAATGGGTTGTGCCGTTATCTGCTGGCTTGTCACTTAAAGAAGCAATGATACTTGGCACAGCAGGCTTTACAGCAGCACTCTCTGTCGATGCACTTGAATTTAGTGGCGTAACACCAACTGACGGAAAAATCGCTGTAAGTGGCGCAACTGGTGGTGTAGGAAGCCTGAGTTCCGCTATCCTTTCTAAGAGGAATTATCAAGTAGTAGCTTCATCAAATAAAGCAGATGCGGCAGAATTTTTACAAAAGTTTGGTGTTTCTGAAGTCGTTTCTAGAGAGGCATTTCAACCTGAGAAAATCCGCGCACTCGATAAACAACTTTTTGCTGGAGCGATTGATTGTGTTGGCGGAAAACCTCTTGCTTATTTATTAACAGCAGTGCAGTATGGCGGAGCGGTTACGACTTGTGGTATGTCCGCTGGTGGAAAATTAGATACAACTGTTTTTCCGTTTATTCTGCGTGGAATTCAACTTTTTGGTATTGATTCGGTGCTTTGTCCAATGCCTAAACGTGAAAGAATCTGGAACCGACTTGCAACGGACTACAAACTGGCTAATTTGGACGAACTTGCAACAGAAATTCCTTTTTCTGAATTACCTACTGCACTTCATCAAGTTATGAATGGCGGCGTGACTGGTAGATACTTAGTGAAAATCAAATGA
- a CDS encoding diacylglycerol/lipid kinase family protein produces the protein MGKALLIVNPSSGKEKGKVYQGKTEEVLKKRYEEVEVRLTEKAGDATEFASWASEQGFEAVIAMGGDGTLNETINGLAIHENRPDFGFIPLGTVNDLARSVGIPLKPEKAIQSLEHAVAVPMDIGRIGDQYFMNVLAIGMIAQAVDQVSVEQKTKFGSVAYFLEGLKAFNRNELLNFKLEYDDEVWEGEAALVVAGLTKSVGGIESWAPDAKIDDGYLHIVILTKLGLLDAANMIPQLIRGNLKNSGGVVYIKTKKLKIDASGDELSINVDGDPGPGVPAEIEVLGSHLNILAPKESSKKRFGPFVLNR, from the coding sequence ATGGGGAAGGCATTATTGATTGTGAATCCATCATCAGGTAAAGAAAAAGGAAAAGTATATCAAGGGAAAACGGAAGAAGTACTAAAAAAACGGTATGAAGAAGTAGAAGTTCGTTTAACAGAAAAAGCAGGCGATGCAACTGAATTCGCTTCTTGGGCTTCTGAGCAAGGTTTTGAAGCAGTCATCGCGATGGGGGGCGACGGAACATTAAATGAAACGATTAATGGCCTCGCTATTCATGAAAACCGTCCGGACTTTGGGTTTATTCCACTTGGGACTGTGAATGATTTAGCACGCTCGGTAGGAATCCCATTAAAACCAGAAAAAGCGATTCAATCCTTAGAGCATGCGGTGGCAGTACCGATGGATATTGGTCGAATTGGTGATCAATATTTTATGAATGTATTAGCCATTGGAATGATTGCGCAAGCTGTTGACCAAGTTAGTGTCGAACAAAAAACAAAATTTGGTTCTGTAGCATACTTTTTAGAAGGTTTAAAGGCTTTTAACCGTAACGAACTACTTAATTTTAAATTAGAATATGACGATGAAGTTTGGGAAGGTGAAGCTGCCCTGGTCGTGGCTGGCTTAACGAAATCCGTTGGTGGAATCGAATCGTGGGCGCCAGATGCAAAAATCGACGACGGGTACTTGCATATTGTTATTCTGACTAAACTTGGACTACTTGATGCAGCAAACATGATTCCACAACTTATTCGTGGTAATCTTAAAAACAGTGGTGGAGTGGTTTATATTAAAACGAAGAAATTAAAAATTGACGCGAGTGGAGATGAATTAAGCATCAATGTGGACGGCGATCCAGGTCCGGGCGTTCCAGCAGAAATTGAAGTACTAGGAAGCCATTTAAATATTCTTGCCCCCAAAGAAAGCAGCAAGAAGCGTTTTGGTCCATTTGTATTGAATAGATAG
- a CDS encoding PH domain-containing protein: protein MEEELEVIHKGLANAKNGFKAVPGKLYLTKTYIVHKPNDYFDEEINIPLDSVRKIRGVRTKILGKALIPNILEIDMISGEKYQFVVNKQKKWLEAVAKVLESRGESQKLA, encoded by the coding sequence ATGGAAGAGGAATTAGAAGTCATTCATAAAGGTCTTGCCAATGCGAAAAATGGTTTTAAGGCAGTCCCGGGTAAACTATATTTGACAAAAACTTATATCGTACACAAGCCAAACGATTATTTTGATGAAGAAATCAATATTCCGTTAGACAGCGTAAGAAAGATTCGCGGTGTTCGCACTAAAATTCTTGGAAAAGCACTGATACCAAATATTTTAGAAATAGATATGATTTCAGGTGAGAAGTATCAATTTGTCGTTAACAAACAGAAAAAATGGCTTGAAGCTGTCGCGAAAGTGTTAGAAAGTCGCGGTGAATCACAAA